The region CTCCAGGAGCCATTCCTAAGCTCAAACTTAGCCTATAAAGTTTCTAAGTTTACTAAGTGGAGATTCATGCATCACTAAAGTAAAATAGGTTGCACCACGCAAACTAGTTCTTACAGAGAAATGAGTTGTTAATAAAGTTTTACACCCAGTAACTTCTGTGTAGACTGACTGACAAAGCTAACTTTAGCTTGCTAACTTATTACCTATTTAGTgtgaaaaacatgaatatatatataaacattggCAACTCTCTTTAAGAGagaggatttgtttttaaagtggcTGTAGGGGTCTGACATAAAAGTCATCAAACCTAGCCAGAAAGTTGCAAAGTTGGCAACAGTTTAATAAAGTCTTTCATAGACATGCCTTAAGTTATAATGGTGCAACCTGGTTATTTACATCACTTGTTTGGAACAAGTTAGTAGGCTAGccatttccccctgtttccagtctttatgctaagctaaaggctgtagtttcatatttaccatTGGAATGGTATTGATTCTCTCATCTAATCcgctgcaaaaagaaaaaggagtaaacgtatttcccaaaatgtcaaactattcctctaAGATAGTCTTCAGTATTCAGCTGCGACACagttttgtgggggggggggggggggttaacccTCACGGAGCCACAGAGTCCTCTGCCCTGCTCGTATCTTTATCTGTATCTGTGCGATTACAGGTGTTGACAAGTGAAAAACGGGACACTGCCCGTCTGCCGTCCGCTGCATCATCTCTCATTCTGTCAGTGGGCCTCTGAGAAAGCCAATGGCTCCCCTGCGCCCAGCTGAAAGATTCATTACAGTGATTGATGGATCACTGCTGCTCCGTGATCCCATTTCGCAGTCGGAATATTCAGTCTGTCCAGATAAACATGAGCAAATGTACAACCGTTTTCTTCTGAAAGGGAAAAAACTAATCATATCAGATGAATGGGATGTTaatttgtgcatgtgtctcaCCAGGAGGTGGATTTGTACCGAGCCAATATCCAAGACAAGCTCGGCCTGACGATCTGTTACAGgactgatgatgaggatgaggctGGGATCTACATTAGTGAGGTATGTGGTGCAGGGTGGCTCTCAAATCTACTTCAGCAGTAAGTGAATAGCAACTGCTGGGGTTGtcagcagtgatgatgatggctttaaaaaatgtgaatgtaagCCACAGAATGTCTCATCTCAGAGCAGCGACCTTAATCTCTtactctttcactctctttccttAAGATCGATCCAAACAGCATCGCTGCAAAGGACGGCAGAATCAGAGAAGGGGACAAAATCATTCAGGTAAGATCACTGAAATCTCAGCAGTTTTACTTCTCGCCTCACTTTTCGTTTCAAGTATTTTTCGATGCCCTATTTGCCTGCTTGTAAATGAGTCAccaatgtggaaaaaaaaagtattttaccTACGATTAAGAAGTGGTGGTTAGagttaaatgtaatgttaaatgTACTTCAACagtcatttgattaaaaaagatGAGGTATTTGAAcatttccctctttccctcaaGATCAATGGTGTTGAGATCCAGAACCGGGAGGATGCTGTAGTGCTGCTGACCAGTGAGGGGAACCAGAATATCTCTCTGCTGGTGGCCAGACCAGAGATCCAGGTAATTAGAAGGTCATTCTGGGTGTGAGCTCAGTAAATGTTAATGACAACAAGGCATTTCACGTTAAAACCTCATATGGTCACTTTTGGAACCAAATATGGGGTCCTTCAAAGTGAGTTCATGCCAACAAACAAGAGCAGGACTTTTAAAAGTTAGACGCTCCATTTTTTTAAGGGGTTAAACTTTTGAATATTTGCATCTAATGAGGCGTCTCTTCTCCACACTGCGGCTCAGCTGGATGAGGGCTGGATGGATGATGACAGGAACGACTTCCTGGATGACCTCCACATGGAcatgctggagcagcagcaccaTCAGGCCATGCAGTTCACTGCCAGCATGCTACAGCAggtacacacgcacacgcacacacacacacacacacacacgcacacacacacacagacatgcacagcaTGAGGAGGCAGAGTAGCACAATCAATCTGCACTAACACATATGTTCATCTATAGATTGTTTTGGCTGGGCCAGTTCTGCCGAGGGCAACAGCTGTTCAATTGTTTTTAGCAACTGTCATACGGAAACCACGCACTCATTGTTTTTAATAGGTCCATCTTAAATTAAAAGGTTTCCCGAGTTAGTAGCATTTTTAGTAAAAGTAGATCaattatatttgtaaaaaaaatgaaaaaataggACAGAATTTATATTTAGtgccctttctttctccttggCTGCAGCATTATTATATCACTCTATATTGATATGTAGTCTTTCTGTTGTCTGTCTTCACAGAAGAAGCATGAGGAGGATGGAGGCACCACAGACACGGCCACGCTGCTGTCCAACCACCACGAGAAGGACAGCGGGGTCGGTCGCACGGACGAGAGCACGCGAAACGACGAGAGCTCGGAGCAGGAGAACCTCGGCGACGACCAGACCACGGCCTCCAACACGCTGGGCAGCTGCAGGAAGCTGACCTACAGCCAGGACACACTCGGCAGCACCGACCTGCCCTTCAGCGGCGAGTCGTTCATGTCCGCGGACTACGCTGACGCTGATTTCCTGGGCATCCCGGCCGACGAGTGCGAGCGCTTCAGGGAGCTCCTGGAGCTGAAGTGCCAGATGAGGAACAGCGGAGTCCAGGGTCTATACTACCAGGGTGTTGGGGCAGGAGGTCAGGACCAAGAGGGCGTAGACAAAGAGCTGGAGCTGCTCAACGAAGAGCTGCGCACCATCGAGCTGGAGTGCCTGAACATCGTCCGTGCTCACAAGATGCAGCTGCTGAGGGAGCAGTGCCGTGAGTCCTGGATGCTCCACAACAGTGGCTTCCGCAACTACAACACCAGCATCGACGCGCGCCGCCACGAGCTGTCAGACATCACAGAGCTGCCGGAGAAATCCGACAAAGACAGCTCCAGTGCCTACAACACTGGCGAGAGCTGCCGCAGCACCCCTCTCACGTTGGAGCTGTCTCCAGACAACTCGCTCCGTCGAGGAGCAGAGAATCAGGGTCCGGCTGGGGCGTCCGGCTCCGCCAGCTCCAACGGCAGGATGCTCAAACCTCTCCTGTCGCCTGTCCAGGAAGCCGGTGGCCCCAGCCGGAGCAGAGGCTCCGCCAAGGATCCAGACGGAACCCTGCAGGCAGAGAGCAAGGAGAGGAAGCTGGGAGAGTCCAGCAAGTCCGGGCGGAGCTTTTCCCAGCCCCATTCACCTTACAAGCATGCCCACATCCCCGCCCACGCCCAGCACTACCAGAGCTACATGCAGCTGATCCAGCAGAAATCCGCCGTGGAGTACGCCCAGAGCCAGATGAGTCTGGTCAGCATGTGCCGGGACCCCATCAGCCCCAGTGACCTGGAGCCTAAGATGGAGTGGAAGGTGAAGATCCGCAGCGACGGCACGCGCTACATCACCAAGCGGCCCGTCCGGGACAAGCTGCTGAGGGAGCGCGCCCTGCGCATCCACGAGGAGCGCAGCGGCATGACCACAGACGACGACGCCATAAGTGAGCTGAAGATGGGCCGATACTGGagcaaggaggagaggaagcagcacGCCGTTCGCGCCAAGGAGCAGAGGCAGCGCCGCGAGTTCATGAAGCAGAGCCGAGCCGACTGTCTGAAGGAGCAGGCCGGCCCGGAGGACAGAAAGGAGCCCAACATCATCGAACTCAGCCAcaaaaagatgatgaaaaagaggaataagaaaatatttgacaaCTGGATGACCATCCAGGAACTGCTGACCCATGGTACCAAGTCACCAGACGGCACAAGGGTTTACAATTCACTCCTGTCTGTGACCACAGTCTAAGTCCTGCTCTGAGGGCCAGCCAGAAGAGGACGGACTGGAGTGTGATGGACTGTACATAGGACACTACCAGTTGGGGTAGAGATTCCTGCCTCGTTCAATGTGgcaacattttgtaaatagGAAATAAGGAAAGCCTTTCCTGGATGAACATTTCCCATCACTGCGGTGAAGAGAGGGTCCTTTAAATGACGGTTGGACTTGACATGAATGGGACGTGGCTGTGAGGATGATTCTGGAAACGTTTTTCAAATTCTTTCAATTACCTTTTCTACCTTTGTGCTTGCTCTTTCGAATAattttggaaacaaaaacagaaaatttgacttttttggaAGGTTTTGAAAGTGTGTAAAGACTGCGTGCCATACATAAACAGCCAGCATTTACactattttacattattttgttcGTACTATATATCTCTTATCAGTATTTTACTGTTATGCATACTTAATGCTTTTATGGAAACAATGCTATTTTCCCGCAAGGTAGAACAAGTAATCCTTTTCAAAAGGAcctttttgtaaattaaaaaataaactttttgtAACAAATCCactttttttagtttgaatttCTCTCTAAAGGTGCTGATTTCCCAAAGTTAATGCCACCAGCGATGTACCACCTGTTACATAATGTAGACGACGTCATCACGCAATATCATTGTGTATGTGCGTATCTTTAGAGAAAGATGTGTCTCACGTTGAAATgtaagtgtctgtgtttgttaaagCACACTTCCCTTTTGTAGTCGCTTTTTTCTTAGGGTTTCATGTATTGAACAGAGTAACAGCTTAACAAATCCTTAGTTAGCCACACAATTTGATGTCTTGTAAAATGAgagaaataataaattattgttttatatatgaTGAGCTTTCAAATGTTGTGGGAATTTGTCATTTGTAAGAGTTGTTGAATGGCCAAAAAAATATAACCACACaaggggaaagaagaagaatccaAACAAGCCCTGCACGTAAATGTCACAAGGTGTATTTTACAAAGAGACTAGTAACAGCCACTGGCGTGCTACAGGTTGCACTGCAGGAGTGTGACAGCCCGGAACGTCCTCTGAAAGGGTGTAGCCTACTGTTTGGGGCGCAGAAATCCCCCGTCAGGTTCCTTTTGACTCTCATCCTCATTCTTTGACTCTTTGTCTCAGTTAATACTCAGTTAAGACTTTAACATTTATTAACGGACCTGTGCATTTAGTGTAATACGGTACCGTAGAAGGGTCAGAATTTCTCAttagaaaaaataagaataacaCAATCATGTACAAATAACATTATTAGTACCATGCAGTGTGATTATTTTATGTAACACATGAAGACATGCTtaacacaggtgttttcacttattttggcTAAGTAGACCTAAGCTCGGGTAGATTGGGTTTTTGTAACGAGATCACGAAACTCCACGGCGGTGTAACTTCCCTCTTTCCAACGACAAGCACAGCCTGCACACTCTCCCGCGCCGGCCTCCAGGTCACACAGGTCTAATCAGGCAAATAAGTAGGAACACCTGCGTAGGGCCTTTTTTAAAACGAAATCCGCTTTTAACGATTTAATCTCCTATCCGCAGATGTGTGCCCACAAAAGCTACCTGAACTCTCCAAATCATACCCTCAACAGCTATTGTTTCCAACTACCGATATGTGTATGAATGGCTGATTGCACCGTGACGAACACAGTAAGATCGTTCATAATGTAAAACACCACATAACTTCAGTCCATACAGTTTTATAGAGCAGTATTTAGTGTTTAAATGGTGTTGCTTCCGATCCAACTTCCCTCCGGTGCTTGTCCAACATTACTATTGTAGTGTTTAACACTGGGTAATAGAAGTCCCCCTCGCTCTCTTGTTGAATACGTTTTTAAATATAGGATGTGCATTCTTAATGGTATCACAGAGTCAGACTCTGTGTTCGTGTAAATCTGCCAACTTGTAGAAATGATATCAGACGTCCTGAGGCAAAAAgaagtcttgtgtgtgtgtgtgtgtttcatgtcgGAGCCCAAGTAGGGCAACAGCATGTCTGACTGGCATCAGCATAAAACGGTCCAATCAGCCGAGATCCCTGCTGTCCTGATCTGACGGTTGAAGGCTGGCAACAAAAATGtatatcttttgttttctcttgtcaTCATTGACGGTACTTTATTGCTCTTCCTCAGCCAAACAAAGTGGTCCATCAGTTCATAATGAATAACTTAACATAccatgttgttttatgttgtaaCCAAGTTGTCAGTTTTTAAATCCGACTCAAGACTCCTACCATCTGTCAGAGGGACCTTGTACCCTCAGTCCCATATGATCCTGCAATTAGCAGCTCGGTGCCTCATTACTGAGGACAAAGGAAGCTCAGACGCTCTGCCGATACActacttttgtcattttttttaatgaggcaACAACAATTAGGGGAAAATTAATATGCATCATTCATGTTCAAGTGCGTTTGCAAATTCAGTACCTTTTAAAGGAGTTTGAACTCCTGAACTCCTgaaagttgctcccgatggaggccagcaccaactaagtgaagaccatttaccatttacttgGCCAGTACCAAACAACAGACACCGTTAGCGTCTTTACTGAGACACCTCCCTGCCTGGTATCATAAACGCCCACGTCTTTCAAACTGTAATGCTGGTTTAGGATTTGCAATCTCTCCAAACTACAATTACAAAAAATCTGGGAAATCcaaattaaaaatcaaaagtcacttcagtcattttctcagactttccTAGTACCACACAAGACATTATGCGTGTGTTTTCACTGGCTGAGTATTCCCCCGTAACTAGAGAACTGACTTTGACATTTAAAGTCAGTAGAATGGCCCTTTAAAGTTTGATTTGGGACGTATTTATTATCATCAGGAAATAAGTGTTGTCCAGCTATAACTGACCACACTGTCATGGTCAACTTCCCACTACCCCTGCCTCATGCAACTCACATTGCTACAACAAACactcagtgtcagtgtgtgagtcaTTCCAAACAAAAGCTGTAATTCTTTTACGAATGCCAAGGTAACTGTCTTCAGTTTGTATAATTTGTCAGACCTGGTAGTCCATGAATTCCTCTCTTGTCTTAATGCTTGACTCTTAAGGGGGGATGATTATGATAATGAGAGCAGCCCCGGGGTGCAAGCtcagcctcttcctctgtgtctggtAGAGTATAATTGATTACTCCTCCTTAAGCCTGACCGAACCCAAGCCTTGTGATTTATGTCTGGGTACAAGTCTCTGTACACACTCTTTTAATGGGAGATAACAATATGGCATGCAAGGCAAACAAAAAGCGGCAGCAATCAATTCCGGGATACCCCCACCCCCGCCCTCCCTCCAACTGCCACAGAATGCTGGGAGATTAGTCGATCACATACTTGGCTTTACTACGGCtgtgcatttttattatctttGGATTGAAAGTGtttggcccccccccccaaccccacccgTTTGACAGTCCTGTGTTTGGGCTGGAGAGCAGGACTCATCAGTTTAAATGTCAGCGAGGAGAACAGGCCGACATTCCAGTGTACTCATCCATTAACTGATAAGGAGGCggctcctctgctgcctgcGAGCGCTGCTGATCCTGAGGAGCACTGAAGGGGCTCGTACCTGCTCGACAAAGCCCAGACATTATCCCTCACACTGCCATATTTACAAGTCGACTGTCATAGTCACAATATTCATTGCGACAGATGACTGTGGAAGTCAATTCAGGGAACCATTTGTGGTACCTCTTGGTAAAAATCAACTTGTAGTGataactataaaaaaaaaatttaaaaaaaaactcaacgCAATAAACCTCGGAGGTACCTCATCACTCCAGCAAGTTCAGCAGTGTTGAGACTGTGTTAGCACGCCTCACATCTTGGATTAAAGAGAACAAGCTGCTGGATAAACAGAAAGAAACGCTGAACCACGTATTTACACCGCTCCATCATGTCTGAACATCAGTCAGAGGGGTTGTGCTTAGATGTGGAGCCGTGTCCTCAGAGCCTTTCAGTCTCCGACCTCTGAATATTTGAAGAGTTCTGTGATATTCACAATTAAACTTCAAGCtccaccccccaaaaaatattGTTGGACTTCAGCATGGAAAATGGTAATATCGCAAAATATTAATCTCTAACTTGAGGCAATAACTCTCCAGCTCTCATTACTAATTGGAATCATGTACATATGTTCAACAGTGAGTGGTGTGTTTTCCCCCAAATTTACTTTGACCTTGACTTGCATGACTGATCAGTGGTTTTAATCCAAGGTATTAAGATCACCGTGATAACCTTGCTAGATATTAACAACAATGGATTTATGGTTTTAtagaaaatgtcactttccCCTTGAAGTGAAGAAATGTTGCAGTTTGCGtgaataaaaatacaactaCAGCATCGTTATGTACTGTAGAATAGAACATTACCTCAAATATGGTTCTCAAAGAGGTCCTAAAAGACTAAATTAGGCattagaaagaaaacatttgaaataaaacatgggCTGTGAGTGCAAACCCCATGTACTTAAGCACAACTCCGTAAAGAACTGTAAATTACTCTTATCTGTATCTTCACTGACTTCATCTTTCACGCCGTCTGCAGTAATGTCAAAACTTGGCGTCAATGAAATACAAGCGTTTGATCAGCTGGGGGTTGTTTTTAAGAAGTGTATTTTACAGCATTTCATTCCAATCCAGGACAGCGTGTTTGCTGTGGAATCACATGTGACAGCCGGGATGGATGAGCGAAGGTAACTAAATACATCACGtacataaaatgaataataaagtcCACGAGCTATGCTGATTTATCACACGTATGAGATGGAACAACACCGAGACGTTGCAATGATTAATGGCAGGAGATATGGGCCTGGACAACATGCAAGATCCTGACTTGTCAGTTTCATGTGTAATGCTATATGGTTTGCATGATAACTCTATTGAATCGTGTTCATCTTTGAACGGTCAACATATTCTCAGTTGCCCAGTCAATTCAAACCATTTGGAGTACAACTGTGCACAGTATTTTATGTCACAGCACAGAAGCCACGTCATGTAACCCATAGGAGGGAGAGCCTTTCActgatattacattttaaaccGAAATAAGAGAAAGTCAAGGGACAGAATGTTGTTCTTTGGTTCATtggtcattttatttgaaaagtcataaacaagacaaatagtctgcagccatgctagcatctctgtgaggctgcatttAGGCACTGtggtgctttcagctaaatgctaacgtgcGCACgctgatgttttgcaggtagaatgtttaccatgttcaccctCCTagattagcatgttagcatgcgaTTGTGTTACTTAGCATtgagcacaaagtacagctaaggtagatgggaatgtcattcattctgcagatatttggtcataaactaaagtatttgATGAAATGACACTAAAGAGAAATGAGACACTAACAGCAACAAGACCTGTGGCTTTTATGAACctcactgagaaagagagaaaagaaaaataaggtGTCAGACTTAAAAGTCAAAGAAGAAAGCATGACTTGAAAGTTCAGGTTCCCCATTAACTGTGAGCGACCTTCACAGTGGTCTGAAACAAGTGTGCGATGGCACAATGATTATCTGTGGCCGGGCCTGTGGGCTGCTGATGCTTCTTGTCTTTGAGTCTTTTCTTTGCACTTTGACTAAAAGGTCAAGACAAGGCAATAAGGCAGCAAGTCTTTGGTCAGCTAGAAGACCGGATTCCAGCTGCAACATACCCGgtcagttagtgtgtgtgtcacataaCCTTCCCCTTAACCAGACTAAGGCCTGACAGGAACGGGGAGgatttttgtttcaaaatgacacGTAACATCAGTGGTTATAGATGAATCCATAAACATAACATTTCTTCactcaacaaaaaacattatacatttttgtttgaaacattGTACTGGAGATTCTGCACACAATGTAGAGTTTTTTAATGTGTAATTTAGATTTTTCCAACCGTCCTACTATATTTTGTCTCATCTTcatacacttttttttccatcagatGAATGCAAAATGCGAGGCAACTCTTTGAATACCAAAGAAATAAATGTCTCTAACTACGTATTTGACCCTTGCATGGTCTTGTTAGCTTCAAAGGCCcctttgcttgtgttttgtttatggcCCAGTGGAGCCATAACTCACCGCGGTCCGTCCTCCCACAGCTCGTCCCTCTCTGCTCAACTATTCTCACAGCGCAGTTTCCTGGGTCAGATCGCATGAACCTCTATGGCTCCCTTCCCGCAGATTTACTGGTTGTCAGCTAATTTATCCATTAAACACATTCCAAATTATAGGCTTCAGTCAACAGGATGGCGGCAACAGAacaaggaaggagaggaagagcgaAAGAAAGGGACAGACACGCTGTCATTCTTCTGAACCACCACATCTCCCACTGGATCCAAAGGATCTATCTCAGCCTGGAGTGTCGGTACTCATGTTCAAAGAGACTCTGCCGTGTGCGGCTCTTGATAACACCAACATCATTAAGTGTTAAGTACAGCACTGTCACAACAGGCTGACTGCATGAATGTAGAAAAGTTTTGGTTATAGAGACTGTACGCAGACAATGTGATCAAATCTTTGGAGGCTCTGTCAGCATGGGTGTCACTTTTGGATTGGACCCCTGTCCAAATGACACAGCAGAGCTTGtcactgtctgtcactgtctgagAATCACTTTTGAGAGAGTCCTTCTTAAAACCTACAGGACGTTGATGTTGCATCTTCTAGTAAAGATTCCCACATATTACTATTAATATGGTGCCCACTAACCACCAgtcctgctttttgtttgtatcaCTGTAAACTTCCACTACCATCATTTGAGGGCCTGGGTAGATCGCCTGAAACCTTGGAGCAAGACAGCTCGACAACTACTGGCCAGATTGCTATGAAACACCGTATGAGAATTCATAGACTCAAAGAATGATTCGTAAAGATCCTATGTAGCAGGCGCTTGAACTTCCTGGCATCCTTCTCGGAAAGCGACGCATCTTGCACCATGCTGGACAAGTGGGTGCAGCTAAAAAGTCCAGTCACATCGCAAGAATAAGATACATTAAAATCTAATATGCAGATGGTGATGAAATTTACAAGTCATCCTCCCAAGATGGTGAAAACCTCTCAATTTTGGATGTCCCAAGCATTACTTTAGTACTAAATTCCGGCAACATTTCTGCTCAAGATAAAGACCTCCCTTTTGTTGtcaacatttaggtaaatatGCCTGTTCGGTTTCTTGCCGAGAGATAGATGAGATGAGACACCACTCAGAGCTGGAGCTAGGGGGGTGTTACCTCTGGGCGCCAAGAAATGAAACTTACACTACATAACACCACGGagaaaccacaacttgttgtttttaaatgtctatttATGTACAGGATTAATAAAAGAAGATAcagcatgttaattagtgagcttcagaggtgttggtagACATATGtctgaactttggacagagccaatcCAGCTGAtgttttccccctccttccagTCTTCAGACTTCTAGCCttgttatgtaaaataaaataccccCATTTCATCAGCTTAGTTCACTAAGTGGCGCTGCAAAATAGTCCATTCTCCTCCTTTCAGAGCCCTCAATGATTCATCTGACCGTGTCAAACGTCTTTGTTAAGCTAAGGATTATATTGGCATTTGATTTTCAGTCTGCACGTTTGAgagcaaaatgaaatgatggtCAAATTAAACTGTTCCTCATTTTTAAAGGATCATCCCCCAAAGGGCTCGACTCTGAGAACCGCTGGAGAAAGGAATTAGAATCTCAGCGTGATACAAGCCGTAATTGAAGGACTCAGCCGCTGAAAGTAAAACGTGCTCAAACTGTAGTCCAATGATGAAAAAACCTCAGTGATTTTTGATGAAGTGAACTTCGTACAGTCTATAAGCACTCTGTTAAAGTacagaaatgtgtgcatgtactatgtgtgtgtgtgtgtgtgtgtgtgtgtgtgtgtgtgtgtgtgtgtatttgtggttaAATGGTGGGGCTTTTATTGACCATTAGCATTTATTGATATCCCTGGAGAGCATGAGGTAAGTCTGAAGTTCACACACTCAGGAACACTTGATTCTTACAATATAGACGTCAACCTTTTAATATTTACCATCTCCACCTTTCTTGTTCATTTATAATGTATGTGCCATGACGTATCGCCACTAATTCACACACAACTCTGCTGGTCTCTAGACCTCTCGGCTGTGTGACAGGCTCCGGAGTAACTCTTACTTCCTGCCTATTAATTAAGAGTACAACAAGCAGCTCTAAATGTGACAAAGGCTCTATTGCAGCTGTGAATGGACTGTGCTTGTGACACACAATGTTTCTGGCCTCCCACAGCAGCAGTTCTCACCCATCCATGGCATGTTCTCACAGGGCTACAATTCAACTTTATGTTCTCCCACCTGAGAGTCAAATCAATACAGCTAAAGTGTCCATCTCAGAAGAGTCTATTTCATTAAGCTGGTTTTGAGGggctcaaataaataaaaagctaatTGTATTTGGTGTAAAGAGTTCAAGTAACCGGCCCAGCCactttcttatttatttatgtctttaCAGTcagacactctcacacagaccTGAAGAATGACTATATGTCAGCGTTTGCTTGGACAGGtagcagcagctcagacagaaaCCCTCCCTTGTGCCTCTCCAGAGTGGCCTAACAAtccattatcatcatcataaagCATCCAAGCAACCCACCTCCTCAGCTGCAAGATGCACATATACAATACCGCTGTAACAGCGctatcaccacacacacacacacacacacacacacacacacacaattgctgTAATTGCACCTTTATTAGTCTCCCATTCACACTTTTTACAACCCGGCGCAAAGAGCAGGTCGCATCTCTGGAAATGGCCTCTAAAAGCATGGGGCTGATATAAACAAGACCCTTCAGTGCCATTAGACAGAGTGGCTGGGGGGCCAGGCAGGCCCTGGGCTGCCGACATGGTGAGTAAAGTCAATTAGTGTACTTCATTAGAGTGTAGTAAACTTGCAGACAGGCTATAACCTGATGGATACTGATTACACGTTTCTTATTATAGAAGGATATTTTACTAGGAACGTAAATAAAATTCATATTTTGTTAACCATCAGAAACATAGAAAACGAGAAATTGAGCATTTTCTGGTGTTGCATGACCTGGAACACCTATTTATGCTCATACAGAGGTGGAGGTAGGTTGGCTGAGATGAGGCAGTACAAAACACTGTGGCAGAAAAGTGGAAAACCTAGGCTAATTTACCTAGCTGAATGCATTAAAGACATAAACAACTCAACGTCACACAACTTCCTGCAACTTcacaatgacaaaacagaaattCTAGGTCTTGGTGCTAAGCTCCTGTGACAGGAAGAATGTCTCATTCGGGCGCTCTGTCCCCGGAAAGTACCGCACTTCAGCACAGCAGcgctttgagtgaaatgtta is a window of Enoplosus armatus isolate fEnoArm2 chromosome 3, fEnoArm2.hap1, whole genome shotgun sequence DNA encoding:
- the pdzrn3b gene encoding E3 ubiquitin-protein ligase PDZRN3-B isoform X4, producing MGCSLCTLQKPEEQYKLLYEVCQVNGKDLSKATHDQAVEAFRTAKEPIMVQVLRRAPHPKLVGPAADSQVSDISTQTDITLQHIMALSKLPPSSPPMTELEEYLLPEECITLHPPGHAYFDPNYFLEGIQQDIEREELEYEEVDLYRANIQDKLGLTICYRTDDEDEAGIYISEIDPNSIAAKDGRIREGDKIIQINGVEIQNREDAVVLLTSEGNQNISLLVARPEIQLDEGWMDDDRNDFLDDLHMDMLEQQHHQAMQFTASMLQQKKHEEDGGTTDTATLLSNHHEKDSGVGRTDESTRNDESSEQENLGDDQTTASNTLGSCRKLTYSQDTLGSTDLPFSGESFMSADYADADFLGIPADECERFRELLELKCQMRNSGVQGLYYQGVGAGGQDQEGVDKELELLNEELRTIELECLNIVRAHKMQLLREQCRESWMLHNSGFRNYNTSIDARRHELSDITELPEKSDKDSSSAYNTGESCRSTPLTLELSPDNSLRRGAENQGPAGASGSASSNGRMLKPLLSPVQEAGGPSRSRGSAKDPDGTLQAESKERKLGESSKSGRSFSQPHSPYKHAHIPAHAQHYQSYMQLIQQKSAVEYAQSQMSLVSMCRDPISPSDLEPKMEWKVKIRSDGTRYITKRPVRDKLLRERALRIHEERSGMTTDDDAISELKMGRYWSKEERKQHAVRAKEQRQRREFMKQSRADCLKEQAGPEDRKEPNIIELSHKKMMKKRNKKIFDNWMTIQELLTHGTKSPDGTRVYNSLLSVTTV
- the pdzrn3b gene encoding E3 ubiquitin-protein ligase PDZRN3-B isoform X3, with protein sequence MGCSLCTLQKPEEQYKLLYEVCQVNGKDLSKATHDQAVEAFRTAKEPIMVQVLRRAPHPKLVGPAADSQVSDISTQTDITLQHIMALSKLPPSSPPMTELEEYLLPEEHPPGHAYFDPNYFLEGIQQDIEREELEYEEVDLYRANIQDKLGLTICYRTDDEDEAGIYISEIDPNSIAAKDGRIREGDKIIQINGVEIQNREDAVVLLTSEGNQNISLLVARPEIQLDEGWMDDDRNDFLDDLHMDMLEQQHHQAMQFTASMLQQKKHEEDGGTTDTATLLSNHHEKDSGVGRTDESTRNDESSEQENLGDDQTTASNTLGSCRKLTYSQDTLGSTDLPFSGESFMSADYADADFLGIPADECERFRELLELKCQMRNSGVQGLYYQGVGAGGQDQEGVDKELELLNEELRTIELECLNIVRAHKMQLLREQCRESWMLHNSGFRNYNTSIDARRHELSDITELPEKSDKDSSSAYNTGESCRSTPLTLELSPDNSLRRGAENQGPAGASGSASSNGRMLKPLLSPVQEAGGPSRSRGSAKDPDGTLQAESKERKLGESSKSGRSFSQPHSPYKHAHIPAHAQHYQSYMQLIQQKSAVEYAQSQMSLVSMCRDPISPSDLEPKMEWKVKIRSDGTRYITKRPVRDKLLRERALRIHEERSGMTTDDDAISELKMGRYWSKEERKQHAVRAKEQRQRREFMKQSRADCLKEQAGPEDRKEPNIIELSHKKMMKKRNKKIFDNWMTIQELLTHGTKSPDGTRVYNSLLSVTTV